A section of the Primulina eburnea isolate SZY01 chromosome 1, ASM2296580v1, whole genome shotgun sequence genome encodes:
- the LOC140842317 gene encoding probable serine/threonine-protein kinase PBL21: MSCFSCMSLRTKDVRDYDADMAPRSNDASEKGKKGNSVMTPKGKDSNEPTGSVARSFAFKELATATQNFREANLIGEGGFGSVYKGRLESSMIVAVKQLNLDGLQGNQEFIVEVLMLSLLHHSNLVNLIGYCADGDQRLLVYEYMPMGSLENHLFDLEPSQEPLSWSKRLRIAVGAAHGLEYLHCKANPPVIYRDLKSSNILLDNDFNVKLSDFGLAKLGPVGDNTHVSTRVMGTYGYCAPEYAMSGKLTLKSDIYSFGVVLLELITGRKAIDCTRKPGEQNLVVWSRQYLKDRRKFVEMVDPLLEGRFSVRSLHHAVAITSMCLQEQASFRPLISDIVMALEYLASHAGRRFHNRTSSSPSQLDVNPDSRR; the protein is encoded by the exons ATGAGTTGCTTTTCTTGCATGAGCCTTCGAACAAAGGATGTGAGGGATTATGACGCAGATATGGCTCCAAGATCCAATGATGCTTCTg AGAAAGGGAAGAAAGGAAACTCTGTGATGACGCCTAAAGGCAAGGACAGCAATGAGCCAACAGGCAGTGTGGCGAGAAGCTTCGCGTTTAAGGAACTTGCCACGGCCACTCAAAATTTCAGGGAAGCGAACTTGATTGGTGAAGGTGGTTTTGGAAGCGTATATAAAGGCCGCCTAGAATCTAGCATG ATTGTTGCAGTGAAGCAACTTAACCTCGATGGCCTTCAAGGGAATCAAGAATTCATTGTGGAGGTTCTTATGTTAAGCTTGCTGCACCATTCAAACCTCGTGAATTTGATTGGGTATTGTGCTGATGGCGATCAGAGACTCCTGGTTTATGAATACATGCCAATGGGTAGCCTTGAAAATCATCTATTTG ATCTAGAGCCCAGTCAAGAGCCTCTGAGTTGGAGCAAACGTCTGAGGATTGCTGTTGGTGCAGCTCATGGCCTTGAATATCTTCACTGCAAAGCAAATCCCCCCGTAATCTACCGTGACCTTAAATCTTCGAACATACTTTTGGACAACGACTTCAATGTTAAACTGTCAGATTTTGGACTTGCGAAACTTGGACCTGTTGGTGACAACACTCATGTTTCAACTCGAGTAATGGGAACCTATGGATATTGTGCCCCCGAGTACGCCATGAGTGGCAAACTGACTCTAAAATCTGATATCTACAGCTTCGGTGTTGTTCTGTTGGAGCTAATCACTGGACGCAAGGCTATTGACTGCACCAGGAAGCCAGGAGAGCAAAATCTGGTGGTGTGG TCACGACAATATCTGAAGGACCGGAGGAAGTTCGTCGAGATGGTGGACCCTCTACTCGAAGGACGATTCTCGGTCCGGAGCCTGCACCATGCAGTTGCAATTACTTCAATGTGCCTCCAGGAACAAGCAAGTTTCCGCCCCCTTATCAGCGACATTGTCATGGCACTCGAGTACTTAGCTTCCCATGCAGGAAGAAGATTTCACAATCGGACATCATCATCCCCATCTCAGCTGGATGTTAATCCTGATTCGAGAAGATAA
- the LOC140842329 gene encoding UDP-rhamnose/UDP-galactose transporter 6 translates to MAPTSKADQKASVDAAAWMFNVVTSVGIIIVNKALMATYGFSFATTLTGLHFATTTFMTLVLRWLGYIQASHLPYPELLRFILFANFSIVGMNVSLMWNSVGFYQIAKLSMIPVSCLLEVVFDKIRYSRDTKLSIMVVLLGVAVCTVTDVSVNTKGFVAAFIAVWSTSLQQYYVHFLQRKYSLSSFNLLGHTAPAQAGTLLLLGPFLDYWLTNKRIDAFNFNLPSVAFLVASCTIAVGTNLSQFICIGRFTAVSFQVLGHMKTILVLILGFLFFGKEGLNLHVVFGMIIAVVGMIWYGNASSKPGGKERRSLSISRSSQQKQGGLLESSEPEDKV, encoded by the exons ATGGCACCTACAAGCAAAGCTGATCAGAAGGCTTCCGTTGACGCGGCTGCATGGATGTTTAATGTAGTCACTTCAGTAGGGATCATCATTGTCAACAAGGCATTAATGGCTACTTATGGCTTCAGCTTTG CAACAACTTTAACCGGCTTACATTTTGCTACAACAACTTTCATGACGTTGGTTCTTAGATGGCTGGGTTACATCCAAGCTTCTCATCTGCCCTATCCAGAGCTTCTGAGATTCATTCTGTTTGCAAATTTCTCTATTGTTGGGATGAATGTTAGTTTAATGTGGAATTCTGTGGGGTTCTACCAG ATTGCAAAACTGAGTATGATCCCTGTTTCATGCTTACTGGAAGTCGTGTTTGACAAGATACGATATTCCAGAGACACAAAACTAAGCATCATGGTTGTGCTTCTTGGTGTTGCTGTCTGCACAGTTACAGATGTGAGCGTTAATACCAAAGGGTTTGTTGCTGCATTTATTGCAGTGTGGAGTACATCACTGCAACAATAT TATGTTCATTTCCTTCAAAGGAAGTATTCCCTCAGTTCTTTCAATCTGCTGGGGCACACTGCTCCAGCGCAGGCTGGGACTCTACTGCTGTTGGGCCCCTTTCTGGATTATTGGTTGACAAACAAAAGAATTGATGCCTTCAACTTTAATTTACCGTCTGTG GCATTTTTAGTTGCATCGTGTACCATTGCGGTTGGAACAAATCTCAGCCAATTCATCTGCATCGGCAGATTCACAGCTGTTTCATTCCAAGTCCTTGGCCATATGAAGACCATCCTTGTACTGATCCTAGGGTTCTTATTTTTTGGAAAAGAGGGGCTTAATTTACACGTTGTTTTCGGCATGATCATTGCGGTTGTTGGAATGATCTGGTATGGAAATGCCTCGTCCAAACCTGGGGGTAAAGAACGACGCAGCCTTTCAATTTCAAGAAGTAGTCAGCAAAAACAGGGAGGTTTATTAGAGTCGTCTGAACCAGAGGACAAGGTATAA